In one window of Ovis aries strain OAR_USU_Benz2616 breed Rambouillet chromosome 5, ARS-UI_Ramb_v3.0, whole genome shotgun sequence DNA:
- the LOC114114794 gene encoding small ribosomal subunit protein uS14-like, giving the protein MCARESNVGHQQLYWGHLRNFSEGSRSCWVCSNRHGLIRKHCLSMGHQYFRQYMKDVGCVKSD; this is encoded by the exons ATGTGCGC TCGAGAAAGCAACGTGGGTCACCAGCAGCTCTACTGGGGCCATTTGAGAAATTTCAGCGAAGGTTCTCGCTCTTGCTGGGTCTGCTCAAACAGGCACGGTCTGATCCGGAAACACTGCCTCAGTATGGGCCACCAGTATTTCCGCCAGTACATGAAGGATGTTGGCTGTGTCAAATCAGACTAA